The following coding sequences are from one Campylobacter showae CSUNSWCD window:
- a CDS encoding RNA polymerase factor sigma-54 translates to MLKQTQAPKNKLSHTLRSWLPILSSSVEELKETLEPFLADNPFASVQQRNLSELPSAAPSKKDKNFFKEISKNSVTDNIESFSMAKTGLYDKLIEQIDKPLFPTEKSQKIAMKIIECINEEGYYEPEVFDEFSEAEIESVRKRFAYLEPAGIGAKDYKESFLFQLEELNLDEKLFESAKKLALNFENLSQMRKIPLYNEALAVIKRLKNPPAIEYMSEAAAIIPDIVIDTSSGGIEVRINDDFYPEIVIDVEGLDEKESFVASRVKEAKDLIDALDMRKATLRKIALMLVEYQYDYFFGGDIKPMRLKDIAEDLGRNPSTISRGISNKYLECSRGLVPIKSFFSAAIDEDVSNKAIKDFVANLVRNENPVKPLSDLKILEFIKKEFNVEVVRRTITKYRLALNIGSSSERKKTYLLQSGK, encoded by the coding sequence ATGCTAAAGCAAACTCAAGCTCCCAAAAATAAGCTCTCGCACACGTTGCGCTCGTGGCTGCCGATACTTAGCAGCAGTGTCGAGGAGCTAAAGGAGACGCTTGAGCCGTTTTTGGCGGACAATCCGTTTGCTAGCGTGCAGCAGCGAAATTTAAGCGAGCTACCAAGCGCCGCGCCATCCAAAAAAGATAAAAACTTCTTCAAAGAAATATCAAAAAACAGCGTAACCGACAATATCGAAAGCTTTAGCATGGCTAAAACGGGGCTTTACGACAAGCTAATCGAGCAGATAGATAAGCCTCTGTTTCCGACCGAAAAATCCCAAAAAATCGCGATGAAAATCATCGAGTGCATAAATGAGGAGGGCTACTACGAGCCTGAAGTCTTTGACGAATTTAGCGAGGCGGAGATCGAGTCGGTGCGAAAGCGGTTTGCATACCTCGAGCCCGCGGGCATCGGCGCAAAGGACTATAAGGAGAGCTTTTTATTTCAGCTTGAGGAGCTAAATTTGGACGAAAAGCTCTTTGAAAGCGCTAAAAAGCTTGCGTTAAATTTCGAAAATCTCTCCCAAATGCGCAAAATCCCGCTCTATAATGAAGCTCTAGCCGTCATCAAAAGGCTAAAAAATCCGCCCGCGATCGAGTATATGAGCGAGGCTGCGGCGATCATCCCGGATATCGTCATCGACACGAGCTCGGGCGGTATCGAGGTACGCATAAACGACGACTTTTATCCCGAGATCGTCATCGACGTCGAGGGACTGGACGAAAAAGAGAGCTTCGTCGCCTCGCGCGTAAAAGAGGCAAAAGACCTCATAGACGCGCTTGACATGCGAAAAGCCACGCTGCGAAAGATCGCTCTAATGCTAGTGGAGTATCAGTATGATTACTTTTTTGGCGGCGATATCAAGCCCATGCGCCTAAAGGACATCGCCGAGGATCTGGGGCGAAACCCGTCAACTATCTCGCGCGGTATCTCAAATAAATACCTAGAGTGTTCACGCGGACTAGTGCCTATAAAGAGCTTTTTCTCCGCCGCGATCGATGAGGACGTCTCAAACAAGGCCATCAAGGACTTCGTGGCAAATCTCGTTCGCAACGAAAATCCTGTCAAGCCGCTTAGCGATCTGAAAATTTTGGAGTTTATAAAAAAGGAATTTAACGTCGAGGTCGTCCGCCGCACAATAACAAAATACCGCCTTGCGCTAAATATCGGCAGCTCCAGCGAGCGCAAAAAGACCTATCTGCTGCAATCGGGGAAGTAA
- the lptB gene encoding LPS export ABC transporter ATP-binding protein yields MHKLEVKDLQKTIKKTNIIKGISLEVKSGEVVGLLGPNGAGKTTTFYMICGLISPTSGSVFLDGADVTKVPLHKRAHMGIGYLPQESSIFKDLSVEENLLLGAEILYKDEAVREKKVNEMLNLLNIEPIRLRKGVSLSGGERRRCEIARSLIITPKFLLLDEPFAGVDPIAVSDIQSIVRDLKKLGIGVLITDHNVRETLAICDRAYVIKDGSLLASGSANEVANNKLVRTHYLGEEFKFVE; encoded by the coding sequence GTGCATAAATTAGAAGTTAAAGATTTACAAAAAACGATCAAAAAAACAAACATCATAAAAGGTATCTCGCTGGAGGTCAAAAGCGGCGAGGTAGTAGGGCTGCTAGGCCCAAACGGCGCGGGTAAAACGACGACGTTTTATATGATCTGCGGTCTCATCTCGCCAACTAGTGGCAGCGTCTTTTTAGACGGCGCAGACGTGACGAAGGTGCCGCTGCATAAGCGCGCGCATATGGGTATCGGCTATCTGCCGCAAGAATCAAGCATATTTAAAGACCTCTCCGTCGAGGAAAATTTACTGCTCGGCGCCGAGATCCTATATAAAGACGAGGCCGTCCGCGAGAAAAAAGTAAATGAAATGCTAAATTTGCTAAACATCGAGCCGATACGCCTGCGAAAGGGCGTGAGCCTAAGCGGCGGCGAGCGCAGGCGCTGCGAGATCGCTAGAAGCCTCATTATCACGCCTAAATTTTTGCTTCTAGATGAGCCCTTTGCCGGCGTCGATCCGATCGCCGTTAGCGATATACAAAGCATAGTTCGCGATCTAAAGAAGCTTGGTATCGGCGTGCTCATCACTGACCACAACGTCCGCGAGACTCTAGCCATCTGCGACCGTGCCTACGTGATCAAGGACGGTAGCCTGCTAGCTAGCGGCAGCGCGAACGAAGTCGCGAACAACAAACTCGTGCGCACCCACTATCTGGGCGAAGAGTTTAAATTTGTAGAATAA
- a CDS encoding adenylosuccinate lyase, translated as MIKVSQNLESLSIETSDADLFFELQALIKRNFAKTLGQKGKVMSFYDENEKVQRKYFVKFLKKLCQRYELKNVNLNFAEYKTIKLHYIQPNSLKAMVFVDVAFVRSGAIFSFDRSNESFISHIIKGFESKQILSAEGQIILNIANLGECARLEELFNKSEYMKFSIIFNYNEEEFEKFKKQIKICAKKNEAKFAALTSLFEDHFTVLGCDKNDSFEEVRNRYLELVKAYHPDFHAALSPELLDECKTQFQRIQNAYESLKPYFKELESGAAE; from the coding sequence TTGATAAAAGTAAGTCAAAATCTAGAATCACTAAGCATAGAAACATCAGACGCGGATCTGTTTTTCGAGCTGCAAGCGCTCATAAAGCGAAACTTCGCCAAGACGCTGGGGCAAAAAGGCAAAGTGATGTCGTTTTACGACGAAAACGAGAAGGTTCAGCGCAAATATTTCGTCAAATTTCTAAAAAAACTCTGCCAAAGATACGAGCTAAAAAACGTAAATTTAAACTTCGCCGAGTATAAAACCATCAAACTCCACTACATCCAACCAAACTCGCTAAAAGCCATGGTATTCGTCGACGTCGCATTTGTGCGAAGCGGCGCGATATTTAGCTTTGATCGCTCAAACGAGTCCTTTATCTCGCACATCATCAAGGGCTTTGAGTCAAAGCAAATTTTATCCGCCGAGGGTCAAATCATCCTAAATATCGCAAATTTGGGCGAATGCGCACGCCTAGAGGAGCTGTTTAACAAGAGCGAATATATGAAATTTTCGATCATCTTTAACTATAACGAAGAGGAATTTGAAAAATTTAAAAAACAGATCAAAATCTGCGCCAAGAAAAACGAGGCCAAATTTGCCGCACTTACTAGCCTTTTCGAGGATCATTTTACGGTGCTTGGGTGTGATAAAAACGATAGCTTTGAGGAGGTGCGAAACCGCTATCTCGAGCTCGTCAAAGCCTATCATCCCGACTTTCACGCCGCGCTTAGCCCCGAGCTTTTGGACGAGTGCAAAACGCAGTTTCAGCGCATCCAAAACGCTTACGAGAGTTTGAAGCCATATTTTAAGGAGCTGGAATCGGGAGCGGCGGAATAA
- a CDS encoding tyrosine-type recombinase/integrase, producing MGLATGLRAGNVRKMFANHLKIDENGEFYLYFPKDENKTKKNGDEYLGLPREVGEWLLSFNLKGSQLFFGNTKGEPLSDRTLSNVLGDYCSEKLGDNVCLVFHSFRKIASTFCHENMPQNGLIPYEVERTLFHAIHGVAGVYNKSTNIAMTRKVITWWFNYLKSLGLAL from the coding sequence ATGGGCTTGGCTACAGGGCTTCGTGCCGGAAACGTCCGAAAGATGTTCGCAAATCATCTAAAAATTGATGAAAACGGCGAATTTTACTTATATTTTCCAAAAGATGAAAACAAAACCAAAAAAAATGGCGATGAATATCTAGGACTTCCGCGGGAGGTTGGCGAATGGCTATTGAGTTTTAATCTTAAAGGAAGTCAATTATTTTTTGGAAATACAAAAGGCGAGCCTTTAAGCGACAGGACTCTCTCAAATGTGCTAGGCGACTATTGTTCTGAAAAGTTAGGGGATAATGTTTGCCTTGTATTTCATAGCTTCAGGAAAATAGCCTCTACATTTTGCCATGAAAATATGCCTCAAAACGGGCTTATACCTTACGAGGTCGAACGCACGCTTTTTCACGCTATCCACGGCGTAGCAGGGGTTTACAATAAATCAACGAATATCGCTATGACTAGAAAAGTTATAACGTGGTGGTTTAACTACTTAAAATCTTTGGGGTTGGCGTTATGA
- a CDS encoding SixA phosphatase family protein, translated as MKKIYFIRHAKAVDEGEGNDFERDLSERGKKDLALMCERLKKHEVKADAIFSSPAKRCAKTAQKLAEAVKFKKKIKFKEELYGAQTHDLLTFVREFDDKFQSVFVIAHNDAITEICELLSDAAIGNIPTCGIFCVEFDDSFKDLKEHGAKALFFDYPKKHKK; from the coding sequence ATGAAAAAAATATACTTTATCAGGCACGCAAAAGCCGTAGATGAGGGTGAGGGTAACGACTTTGAGCGCGATCTAAGCGAGCGAGGCAAAAAGGATCTGGCGCTGATGTGCGAACGACTAAAAAAGCACGAGGTGAAGGCGGACGCGATATTTTCAAGCCCCGCCAAACGCTGCGCCAAAACAGCTCAAAAGCTAGCCGAAGCAGTCAAATTTAAGAAGAAAATCAAATTTAAAGAGGAGTTATACGGAGCGCAGACGCATGATCTTTTAACCTTCGTAAGAGAGTTTGACGACAAATTTCAAAGCGTATTTGTCATAGCTCACAACGACGCTATAACTGAAATTTGCGAGCTTTTGAGCGATGCTGCGATCGGAAATATCCCTACATGCGGCATCTTTTGCGTCGAATTTGACGACAGCTTCAAAGATTTAAAAGAACACGGCGCAAAAGCTCTGTTTTTTGACTATCCTAAAAAGCATAAAAAGTAG
- a CDS encoding argininosuccinate synthase, with product MKKDVKKVVLAYSGGLDTSIILKWLQDEYKCEVVTFTADIGQGEELEPARQKALELGIKPENIFIEDLKEEFARDFVFPMFRANAVYEGEYLLGTSIARPLIAKKQAEIAAKVGADGVSHGATGKGNDQVRFELGYYALGDNLTIIAPWREWDLNSREKLLKYAEKNGIKIEKKPGKSPYSMDANLLHISYEGLVLENPAHAPEADMWRWTVSPKDAPNESEIIEIGYEKGDPVSINGKKMSPAALLAELNRLGAKHGIGRLDLVENRSVGMKSRGCYETPGGTIMLKAHRAIESITLDRGAAHLKDELMPRYAELIYNGYWWSPERIMLQALIDKSQENVNGTVKVELYKGNVIVLGRDSKTDNLFSEAFCTFEEDSVFDQKDANGFIKLNALRFIIGRKNGRKFN from the coding sequence ATGAAAAAAGATGTGAAAAAAGTCGTTCTCGCCTATTCGGGCGGACTTGATACGAGCATTATTTTAAAATGGCTGCAAGACGAGTATAAATGCGAAGTGGTGACCTTTACCGCCGATATCGGTCAGGGCGAGGAGCTAGAACCCGCACGCCAAAAAGCGCTCGAGCTTGGCATAAAACCCGAAAATATATTTATAGAGGATTTAAAAGAAGAATTTGCGCGAGATTTCGTATTTCCGATGTTTAGAGCAAATGCCGTTTATGAGGGCGAATACCTACTAGGCACTTCGATAGCTCGCCCGCTGATAGCTAAAAAACAAGCCGAAATCGCGGCCAAAGTAGGCGCCGACGGCGTGAGCCACGGAGCGACGGGCAAAGGCAACGACCAAGTGCGCTTTGAGCTAGGCTACTACGCGCTGGGAGATAACCTAACCATCATCGCTCCTTGGCGCGAGTGGGATCTAAACAGCCGAGAAAAGCTACTAAAATATGCCGAAAAAAACGGCATCAAGATAGAAAAGAAACCAGGCAAAAGCCCCTACTCTATGGACGCAAATTTGCTCCATATCAGCTACGAAGGCTTAGTGCTTGAAAACCCTGCTCACGCTCCGGAAGCCGATATGTGGCGCTGGACGGTAAGCCCTAAAGACGCTCCAAACGAAAGCGAGATAATAGAAATCGGCTACGAAAAAGGCGACCCGGTTAGCATAAACGGTAAAAAAATGAGTCCAGCGGCGCTACTAGCCGAGCTAAACCGCCTAGGCGCAAAACACGGCATCGGCAGACTTGACCTCGTCGAAAACCGCTCGGTCGGCATGAAAAGTCGCGGCTGCTACGAAACTCCGGGCGGTACGATAATGCTAAAAGCTCACCGCGCGATCGAGAGCATCACGCTAGACCGCGGCGCGGCACACCTAAAAGACGAGCTGATGCCTCGCTACGCAGAGCTCATCTATAACGGCTACTGGTGGTCGCCTGAGCGCATCATGCTACAAGCACTCATCGACAAGAGTCAAGAGAACGTAAACGGCACGGTCAAAGTCGAGCTCTACAAGGGTAACGTCATCGTGCTAGGACGCGACAGCAAGACGGACAATCTCTTTAGCGAAGCATTTTGCACGTTTGAAGAGGACAGCGTATTTGATCAAAAAGACGCGAACGGATTTATCAAGCTAAATGCGCTTAGATTTATCATCGGGCGCAAAAATGGGCGCAAATTTAACTAA
- the rplI gene encoding 50S ribosomal protein L9 encodes MKVLLIKDVKSLGKAGEIKEVKEGYGNNFLIGKGFAKAATPDVLHQYDAEQKRKAEELKYEIANIEKLKSEIEKITLKVKKPLGANGALFGAVTKDEISEALEKNHHLVVDKKAFDFTHTIKATGIYEVDVKLGHAVRATLKLDVEGE; translated from the coding sequence ATGAAAGTACTACTAATAAAAGACGTAAAATCGCTCGGGAAAGCCGGCGAAATCAAAGAGGTAAAAGAAGGCTACGGAAATAACTTCCTAATCGGCAAAGGCTTTGCTAAAGCCGCGACTCCTGATGTCTTGCACCAATACGACGCCGAGCAAAAACGCAAGGCCGAGGAGCTAAAATACGAGATCGCAAATATAGAAAAGCTAAAATCAGAGATCGAAAAAATCACGCTCAAGGTTAAAAAGCCGCTCGGAGCAAACGGCGCGCTCTTTGGTGCGGTGACGAAGGATGAAATTTCAGAAGCGCTAGAAAAAAATCATCATCTAGTCGTAGATAAAAAGGCGTTTGACTTCACGCATACGATAAAAGCGACAGGTATCTATGAAGTGGACGTCAAGCTCGGCCATGCCGTGCGCGCCACGCTAAAACTAGACGTCGAGGGCGAATAA
- a CDS encoding S4 domain-containing protein, with protein MRVDKFLNTVNITKRRAVSEDMCKSGVVSVNSVVAKPAKEVKIGDVITIKFLAKEARYEVLAIPETKSIPKSAQALYVKEL; from the coding sequence ATGAGAGTAGATAAGTTTTTAAATACCGTAAATATAACAAAAAGGCGTGCAGTTAGCGAAGACATGTGTAAAAGCGGCGTCGTGAGCGTAAACAGCGTCGTTGCTAAACCGGCCAAAGAGGTTAAAATCGGCGACGTGATAACGATCAAATTTCTAGCCAAAGAGGCGCGCTACGAGGTGCTAGCGATCCCAGAGACCAAAAGTATCCCAAAATCAGCCCAAGCGCTATACGTAAAAGAGCTATGA
- a CDS encoding arginyltransferase, translated as MLVVPFSTMPSPCPYLKDRDSRMEYRYIDGCDFAVNDALARRGFRRFGKYFSKPNCAGCRECINIRVDALNFKFNKSARRTMRKNENTKIILTKPLLDDAHVALYKKYHKFMQEKREWKYYELDFRRYYELYVAGHAEFGKEIAYFADGRLIGVDLVDILSDGISAVYCYYDPDFADLSIGRYSLYQQILLARQLNLRWIYLGYYVKDCPSLAYKADYKPYERLCEYVALDETPVWKKAE; from the coding sequence GTGCTAGTAGTGCCGTTTTCCACCATGCCCAGCCCCTGCCCCTACCTCAAGGACAGGGACTCGCGCATGGAGTATCGCTACATAGACGGCTGCGACTTTGCCGTAAACGACGCTCTGGCCAGGCGCGGCTTTAGGCGCTTTGGCAAATATTTCTCCAAGCCAAACTGCGCAGGGTGCCGCGAGTGCATAAATATCAGGGTTGATGCGCTAAATTTTAAATTTAATAAATCCGCCCGCCGCACGATGCGCAAAAACGAAAACACCAAAATCATCCTAACAAAGCCGCTCCTAGACGACGCGCACGTGGCGCTATACAAAAAATACCACAAATTTATGCAAGAAAAGCGCGAGTGGAAGTACTACGAGCTGGACTTTCGCCGCTACTACGAGCTCTATGTCGCCGGGCATGCGGAGTTTGGCAAGGAGATTGCGTATTTTGCAGACGGCCGGCTCATCGGCGTCGATCTAGTCGATATCCTTAGCGACGGTATCTCGGCGGTTTATTGTTATTATGATCCTGATTTTGCAGACCTTAGTATCGGCAGATACTCGCTCTATCAGCAAATTTTACTGGCCAGGCAGCTAAATTTACGCTGGATATATCTAGGCTACTACGTCAAAGACTGCCCTAGCCTAGCCTACAAGGCCGACTACAAGCCCTACGAGCGCCTGTGCGAATACGTCGCGCTAGATGAAACGCCCGTGTGGAAAAAAGCGGAATAA
- a CDS encoding acetyl-CoA carboxylase subunit A — MIHKILIANRGEIAVRVIRACKDLHIKNVAIYTKPDQDCLHVKIADEAYQIGIDPIKGYLDAKRIVEVAKACGADAIHPGYGFLSENYEFAKEVEDAGLVFIGPTADVIRKMGNKNIARYLMNKNGIPIVPGTEKLNNETIENIKLYAERIGYPVILKASGGGGGRGIRVVWKEEELESSFESCKREAKAFFNNDEVFMEKYVVNPRHIEFQILGDKYGNIIHLCERDCSIQRRHQKILEIAPSPTMSESLRKSMGVTAVAAAKAVNYTNAGTIEFLLDDYNNFYFMEMNTRIQVEHGVTEEITGVDLIVRQIRIAAGEILDMEQSDVITQGFAIEARITAEDAWQNFIPSPGEISGYYPALGPSVRVDSHLYKDYQIPPFYDSLLAKLIVRAPSYDLAVNKLKRALDEFTIEGSVKTTIPFLLSISKERDFRRGFFDTSYVENKMPTLLEKMKTKDNEDNEEVIAAIAAAIQRVKDARKFKEEHADE, encoded by the coding sequence GTGATACATAAAATTTTGATCGCAAACCGCGGAGAGATCGCCGTTCGCGTGATCCGCGCCTGCAAAGACCTACACATTAAAAACGTCGCCATCTACACCAAGCCCGATCAAGACTGCCTGCACGTCAAAATAGCCGACGAAGCCTACCAGATCGGCATCGACCCGATCAAGGGCTACTTAGACGCCAAGCGCATCGTTGAGGTCGCAAAAGCTTGCGGTGCGGACGCCATACACCCGGGCTACGGATTTTTGAGCGAAAACTACGAATTTGCCAAAGAGGTCGAGGACGCGGGGCTGGTTTTCATCGGGCCTACCGCCGACGTCATCCGCAAAATGGGCAACAAAAACATCGCTCGCTATCTGATGAATAAAAACGGCATCCCCATCGTGCCCGGCACCGAAAAGCTAAACAACGAAACGATAGAAAACATCAAGCTCTACGCCGAGCGCATCGGCTACCCCGTCATCCTAAAAGCTAGCGGCGGCGGCGGCGGACGCGGCATACGCGTAGTGTGGAAAGAAGAGGAGCTAGAATCTAGCTTTGAAAGCTGCAAGCGCGAAGCCAAGGCGTTTTTTAACAACGACGAAGTTTTCATGGAAAAATACGTCGTAAATCCGCGCCACATCGAGTTTCAAATTTTAGGCGACAAATACGGCAACATCATTCACCTGTGCGAACGCGACTGCTCGATCCAGCGCCGCCACCAAAAGATCCTCGAGATAGCGCCGAGTCCGACGATGAGCGAAAGCCTACGAAAGAGCATGGGCGTGACCGCAGTCGCCGCGGCAAAGGCTGTAAACTACACCAATGCAGGCACGATCGAGTTTTTACTCGATGATTACAACAACTTTTACTTTATGGAGATGAACACCCGCATCCAGGTCGAGCACGGCGTGACCGAGGAGATCACGGGCGTGGATCTCATCGTGCGTCAAATTCGTATCGCGGCGGGCGAGATCCTAGATATGGAGCAAAGCGACGTCATCACGCAAGGCTTTGCGATCGAGGCGCGTATCACCGCCGAGGACGCATGGCAAAACTTCATCCCAAGCCCTGGCGAGATCAGCGGCTACTACCCTGCTCTAGGCCCTTCCGTTCGTGTCGATAGCCACCTATATAAAGACTATCAGATACCACCGTTTTATGATAGCTTGCTAGCTAAGCTCATCGTACGCGCCCCTAGCTACGATCTAGCCGTAAATAAACTAAAACGCGCGCTAGATGAGTTTACGATCGAAGGCAGCGTCAAAACTACGATCCCGTTTTTGCTCAGCATTAGCAAGGAGCGCGACTTTAGGCGAGGATTTTTCGATACGTCATATGTCGAAAACAAAATGCCTACCCTGCTAGAAAAGATGAAAACCAAAGACAACGAGGACAACGAAGAGGTGATCGCTGCAATCGCAGCAGCGATACAAAGGGTAAAAGACGCTAGAAAATTTAAAGAGGAGCACGCGGATGAATGA
- the tsaE gene encoding tRNA (adenosine(37)-N6)-threonylcarbamoyltransferase complex ATPase subunit type 1 TsaE codes for MIELNLGLGELSEVVKILPQSGVVILQGNLASGKTTLVKAIVKARGIDAEVTSPTFSVMQSYGDKIYHYDIYQNGLDAILQNGLFENLLEDGLHLVEWGDERLEKALANLGEKCVKVVISPSQKGRKYEVYCA; via the coding sequence ATGATAGAGCTAAATTTGGGACTTGGCGAGCTTAGCGAGGTGGTAAAAATTTTACCCCAAAGCGGTGTCGTTATCTTGCAGGGAAATTTGGCTAGCGGCAAAACGACGTTAGTAAAAGCCATCGTAAAAGCTCGCGGCATCGATGCGGAGGTTACTTCGCCCACGTTTTCGGTTATGCAAAGCTACGGGGATAAAATTTATCACTACGATATCTATCAAAACGGACTTGACGCGATTTTGCAAAACGGACTTTTTGAAAATTTGCTAGAAGATGGGCTTCACCTAGTGGAGTGGGGCGACGAGCGACTGGAAAAGGCACTGGCAAATTTGGGCGAAAAATGCGTCAAGGTAGTCATCTCGCCTAGCCAAAAAGGTCGAAAATACGAGGTTTACTGTGCATAA
- the hslU gene encoding HslU--HslV peptidase ATPase subunit produces the protein MNLTPKEIVKFLDDYVIGQKDAKKIIAIALRNRYRRMKLDKTMQDDIMPKNILMIGSTGVGKTEIARRLSKMMGLPFIKVEASKYTEVGFVGRDVESMVRDLAAASVNLVKAEQREKNREKIDEYVKDKIIKKLLPPLPTGASEEKKADYEKSYEKMMSRLENGDLDDLSIEIEVVQNSFDAGANVPPDMAQMQESFVKIIGLSNKTVKKEMKVKDAKEALKNEASDKILDMESIKTEAVRRAENEGIIFIDEIDKVAVSSGNSGRQDPSKEGVQRDLLPIVEGSTVTTKFGAIKTDHILFIAAGAFHISKPSDLIPELQGRFPLRVELDSLDENALYQILTQPKNSLLKQYEALLKTENVELKFNDEAIRAIAKIAQNANEKMEDIGARRLHTVIERVIEDISFEANEHGGETVEVDKALVEKRLSDVVEDQDLARYIL, from the coding sequence ATGAATTTAACCCCAAAAGAGATAGTGAAATTTTTAGACGATTACGTCATCGGACAAAAAGACGCCAAAAAGATCATCGCCATCGCGCTACGAAACCGCTACCGTAGGATGAAACTAGATAAAACGATGCAAGACGATATCATGCCAAAAAACATCCTAATGATAGGCTCGACGGGCGTGGGCAAAACCGAGATCGCAAGGCGTTTGTCAAAGATGATGGGCTTGCCGTTTATCAAAGTAGAGGCTAGCAAATACACCGAGGTTGGCTTCGTAGGACGAGACGTTGAAAGCATGGTGCGCGACCTAGCGGCTGCGTCGGTAAATTTGGTTAAAGCCGAACAGCGCGAGAAAAATCGCGAGAAAATCGACGAATACGTAAAAGATAAGATAATAAAAAAGCTCCTGCCGCCTCTACCGACTGGTGCGAGCGAAGAGAAAAAGGCCGACTACGAAAAAAGCTACGAAAAGATGATGAGTAGGCTAGAAAACGGCGATCTAGACGATCTAAGCATCGAGATAGAGGTCGTGCAAAATAGCTTTGATGCGGGTGCGAACGTGCCGCCCGATATGGCGCAAATGCAAGAGAGCTTCGTCAAAATCATCGGCCTAAGCAACAAAACCGTCAAAAAAGAGATGAAGGTAAAAGACGCTAAAGAGGCGCTCAAAAACGAAGCTAGCGATAAAATTTTAGATATGGAAAGCATCAAAACCGAAGCTGTGCGAAGAGCAGAAAATGAGGGCATAATCTTTATCGACGAGATCGACAAGGTCGCGGTAAGCTCCGGAAACTCAGGCAGGCAAGATCCGAGTAAAGAAGGCGTACAGCGCGACTTGCTACCTATCGTGGAGGGCTCTACGGTGACAACCAAATTTGGCGCCATAAAAACCGATCACATCCTTTTTATTGCTGCGGGCGCCTTTCACATCAGCAAACCAAGCGACCTAATTCCGGAGCTTCAAGGGCGTTTTCCGTTGCGAGTAGAGCTTGACAGCCTAGATGAAAATGCACTGTATCAAATTTTAACTCAGCCTAAAAATTCGCTACTCAAACAATACGAAGCGCTTTTAAAAACCGAAAACGTGGAGCTTAAATTCAACGATGAGGCCATCAGAGCTATCGCTAAAATCGCTCAAAACGCCAACGAAAAAATGGAAGACATTGGCGCTAGACGCCTACACACAGTGATCGAGCGCGTGATCGAGGATATCAGCTTTGAGGCTAACGAGCACGGCGGCGAAACGGTAGAGGTAGACAAAGCTCTCGTAGAAAAGCGCCTATCAGACGTCGTCGAGGATCAAGATCTGGCGAGATATATCTTATGA
- the hslV gene encoding ATP-dependent protease subunit HslV has product MFHATTILAYKGKNKSVIGGDGQVSFGNTVLKGNAVKIRKIHGGKVLAGFAGSTADAFNLFDMFENNLDHAKGDLLKAVIEFSKEWRKDKYLRKLEAMMLVLDREKIFLLSGTGDVVEPEDGKIAAIGSGGNYALSAARALDKFAQIDEEELVKESLKIAGEICIYTNTNIKTYVLE; this is encoded by the coding sequence GTGTTTCACGCGACTACCATTTTAGCCTACAAAGGCAAGAATAAATCGGTCATCGGCGGCGACGGACAGGTGAGCTTTGGCAACACGGTGCTAAAAGGCAATGCGGTAAAAATCCGCAAGATCCACGGCGGCAAGGTCCTAGCGGGCTTTGCCGGCAGCACCGCCGATGCGTTTAATCTCTTTGATATGTTTGAAAACAACCTCGATCACGCAAAAGGCGACCTGCTAAAAGCAGTGATCGAGTTTAGCAAAGAGTGGCGCAAGGATAAGTATCTGCGCAAGCTAGAGGCCATGATGCTAGTGCTTGATAGAGAGAAAATTTTCCTTTTAAGCGGAACTGGCGACGTCGTAGAGCCAGAGGACGGCAAGATAGCCGCTATCGGAAGCGGCGGCAACTACGCCCTATCCGCTGCCCGCGCACTGGATAAATTTGCCCAAATCGACGAAGAAGAGCTCGTAAAAGAGAGTCTAAAGATCGCAGGCGAAATTTGCATTTATACGAACACGAACATAAAAACCTACGTTTTAGAATAG